One stretch of Rhodoferax lithotrophicus DNA includes these proteins:
- a CDS encoding phenylacetate--CoA ligase family protein, translating to MSHFFDALETRTPSEREATLLAALPLQVAHAQLASPAFAEILKNVNPAEVSSRAELAKLPVTRKHELLELQLSRRSQGGNVFGGFSTHGFGTHLPRVFASPGPIYEPEGTAKDYWRMARAIFAAGFRPGELIHNSFSYHFVPAGSMMETGAHALGCTVFPGGTGQTEQQVQAMVDLQPAGYIGTPSFLKIILEKADDMGVRLPSLTKAMFGGEAYPPSLRDWYTARGIAGYQCYATADLGSIAYETSAREGLVLDEGVLLEIVRPGTGDPVAEGEVGEVVVTTLNPTYPLIRFGTGDLSAVLPGQCPTGRTNTRIKGWMGRADQTTKIRGMFVHPGQVDAIAKRFPEVGKARLVVTGEMANDHMTLKIESACSGPDSLVQKVMEAIRDVTKLRGQVEVVLPGSLPNDGKVIEDARSYK from the coding sequence ATGAGTCATTTTTTTGATGCGTTGGAAACGCGTACCCCCTCTGAACGTGAAGCGACCCTGCTGGCCGCTCTACCACTGCAAGTGGCCCATGCCCAACTGGCCTCACCCGCCTTTGCCGAGATTCTCAAAAACGTGAATCCCGCCGAAGTCTCCAGCCGGGCGGAGTTGGCCAAACTGCCGGTCACCCGCAAACACGAGTTGCTGGAGTTGCAACTGAGCCGCCGCAGCCAAGGCGGCAACGTGTTTGGCGGCTTCAGCACCCATGGTTTTGGCACACACCTGCCACGTGTCTTTGCCAGTCCGGGGCCGATTTATGAACCTGAAGGCACGGCCAAAGATTACTGGCGCATGGCGCGGGCGATCTTTGCCGCCGGATTCCGGCCAGGGGAACTGATCCACAACAGCTTCAGCTACCACTTTGTGCCTGCGGGCTCGATGATGGAAACCGGCGCCCACGCCCTGGGCTGCACCGTCTTCCCCGGCGGTACCGGACAGACAGAACAACAGGTGCAGGCCATGGTCGATTTGCAGCCTGCCGGCTACATTGGTACGCCCAGTTTTCTGAAAATCATCCTTGAAAAGGCCGACGACATGGGCGTGCGTCTGCCAAGCCTGACCAAAGCCATGTTTGGCGGCGAGGCTTACCCCCCCAGCTTGCGGGATTGGTATACGGCTCGTGGTATTGCAGGCTACCAGTGTTATGCCACGGCCGACCTGGGCTCCATTGCCTATGAAACGTCGGCACGCGAAGGCCTGGTACTGGATGAAGGTGTGCTGCTGGAAATTGTCCGCCCAGGCACAGGTGACCCGGTGGCCGAGGGTGAAGTGGGTGAAGTAGTGGTCACCACACTCAACCCAACCTACCCGTTGATCCGCTTCGGCACGGGCGACCTGTCTGCCGTGTTGCCAGGCCAATGCCCGACCGGGCGTACCAACACCCGCATCAAAGGCTGGATGGGCCGGGCCGATCAAACCACCAAGATCCGTGGCATGTTTGTGCACCCAGGGCAAGTGGATGCCATCGCCAAACGCTTTCCCGAAGTGGGCAAAGCCCGCCTGGTGGTGACCGGCGAAATGGCCAATGACCACATGACACTCAAGATCGAATCCGCTTGCAGCGGACCCGACAGCCTGGTACAAAAAGTGATGGAGGCCATCCGTGATGTCACCAAGCTGCGCGGCCAGGTGGAAGTGGTCTTGCCAGGCTCTCTGCCGAACGATGGCAAGGTGATTGAAGACGCACGCAGCTACAAATAG
- a CDS encoding DUF1840 domain-containing protein — translation MLYKFKSKATGDVIMLQANGQRMLEIIGKHSAAEPSLKGILLPEDMPHALDALQKAVQQEEAQQQAAIAQAQAEHLPPPRFEAVSLRQRSVPFMDMIKECLKAEEAIVWGV, via the coding sequence ATGCTGTACAAGTTCAAGTCCAAAGCCACGGGCGATGTGATTATGTTGCAAGCCAATGGTCAACGTATGCTGGAGATCATCGGCAAACACAGCGCCGCAGAGCCGAGCCTCAAGGGCATTTTGCTGCCTGAAGACATGCCCCATGCGCTTGATGCGCTACAAAAAGCAGTGCAACAAGAGGAAGCCCAGCAGCAAGCCGCCATTGCCCAGGCCCAGGCCGAGCACCTGCCGCCACCCCGCTTTGAGGCGGTCAGCCTGCGTCAACGCAGCGTGCCCTTCATGGACATGATCAAAGAGTGCCTGAAAGCTGAAGAAGCCATCGTATGGGGTGTTTAA
- a CDS encoding aminopeptidase — MFFLRVFNCGQPIVAVMLLLVLGGCADSRYYWQSLTGHWQLMQAARPVDDWLADPAVSHGLKQRLQLAQDIRQFAVSALHLPDNASYRRYADLQRRHVVWNVVAAPEFSLTLKTWCFPVAGCVGYRGYFAQEAAQNEADSLRTQGLEVSVYGVPAYSTLGWMNWLGGDPLLNTFITYPDGELARMVFHELAHQVLYVPDDTLFNESFATAVERLGSAIWLAQKATPAAQRDYALFDARRQQFRALARATRARLQEIYKENSALEPVHQAQAALKSEAMDDFRKAYAELKASWGGYSGYDPWVAQANNAALGAQAAYDELVPGFEALFVQQGRDWPRFYDAVKQLAKRPQEERVQQLQQWALQTTI; from the coding sequence ATGTTTTTTCTCCGTGTATTCAACTGTGGCCAGCCTATCGTAGCCGTGATGCTGCTACTGGTCTTGGGCGGTTGCGCCGATTCACGTTATTACTGGCAATCACTCACCGGGCATTGGCAGTTGATGCAAGCGGCACGCCCGGTGGACGACTGGCTGGCTGACCCGGCCGTTTCACATGGTCTGAAACAGCGCCTGCAGCTGGCGCAAGATATCCGGCAGTTTGCGGTGTCTGCGCTGCATTTACCTGACAACGCCAGTTACCGGCGTTATGCCGACTTGCAGCGCCGCCATGTGGTGTGGAATGTGGTGGCTGCGCCGGAGTTTTCCCTGACACTCAAAACCTGGTGTTTTCCGGTGGCAGGTTGTGTGGGCTACCGGGGCTACTTTGCGCAGGAGGCCGCACAGAATGAAGCGGACAGCCTGCGCACGCAGGGGCTGGAAGTCAGCGTTTACGGTGTGCCCGCTTATTCCACATTGGGCTGGATGAACTGGCTGGGTGGCGACCCCTTGCTCAACACCTTTATTACCTACCCGGACGGTGAACTGGCGCGCATGGTGTTTCATGAACTCGCGCACCAAGTGCTGTATGTGCCGGATGACACCCTGTTCAACGAATCCTTTGCCACGGCGGTTGAACGTCTGGGCAGTGCGATCTGGTTGGCCCAAAAAGCCACGCCTGCCGCGCAGCGTGACTATGCCCTTTTTGATGCCCGTCGCCAGCAGTTTCGCGCCCTGGCACGCGCCACACGTGCCAGGTTGCAAGAGATTTACAAGGAAAACAGTGCTCTAGAGCCCGTCCATCAAGCGCAAGCAGCTCTCAAATCAGAAGCAATGGATGATTTCAGAAAAGCCTATGCCGAATTAAAAGCCAGCTGGGGTGGCTACAGCGGCTATGACCCCTGGGTGGCCCAGGCCAACAACGCCGCATTGGGAGCACAAGCCGCCTACGACGAACTGGTGCCTGGTTTTGAAGCCCTGTTTGTGCAGCAGGGGCGCGACTGGCCAAGGTTTTATGATGCCGTCAAGCAGCTGGCCAAACGCCCTCAGGAAGAGCGGGTACAGCAACTGCAACAATGGGCACTACAAACAACAATCTGA
- a CDS encoding polyhydroxyalkanoic acid system family protein: MAELHLVREHTLGLAKARKVAFKWAEQVEEEFAMPCTYTEGKHGDEVDFVRSGVKGQLLVTKDRFELHAELGFLLGAFKGTIEAEIVKHLDALLAPPAATEPGHEARPKKPVTRKA, translated from the coding sequence ATGGCTGAATTACATCTTGTTCGGGAACACACACTGGGTTTGGCAAAAGCACGCAAAGTGGCTTTTAAATGGGCCGAACAGGTGGAAGAGGAATTTGCCATGCCATGCACTTACACCGAAGGCAAACATGGCGACGAGGTGGATTTTGTGCGCTCCGGCGTAAAGGGCCAGTTGTTGGTGACCAAAGACCGTTTTGAGTTGCACGCCGAGCTGGGTTTTTTGTTGGGGGCCTTCAAGGGCACGATTGAGGCCGAGATTGTGAAACATCTCGATGCCTTGCTGGCCCCACCTGCGGCCACCGAACCCGGCCATGAGGCCAGACCGAAAAAACCAGTGACCAGGAAAGCCTGA
- a CDS encoding acyl-CoA-binding protein encodes MSDLKTQFEAAVANSKNLSERPDNMTLLKLYALYKQGSVGDNAEKKPGFADMVGRAKWDAWNTLKGTAPDAAMQQYIDLIESLS; translated from the coding sequence ATGTCAGATCTGAAAACCCAATTTGAAGCCGCTGTGGCCAATTCCAAAAACCTGAGCGAACGCCCCGACAACATGACCTTGCTCAAACTCTATGCCCTGTACAAACAAGGCAGCGTAGGTGACAACGCCGAGAAAAAACCCGGCTTTGCCGACATGGTTGGGCGTGCCAAATGGGACGCCTGGAACACGCTCAAAGGCACGGCACCCGATGCGGCCATGCAGCAGTACATTGACCTGATTGAATCGCTGAGCTGA
- a CDS encoding wax ester/triacylglycerol synthase family O-acyltransferase: protein MVKRLKPVHTVERMSKVDTAWLRMDSSSNLMMILGVWIIRPKVSYQAVCARIEERLLKYPRFSQRVQLDATGASWVTDTDFRITRHVVREKLPASAKQNPQQALQTRLGELAIQPLDMRHPLWEFRLIEHYDGGSVLLVRIHHCIADGLALIAVTQSLVDGGAEPPPHKHRAQAESPWAAAEDWMSHTLIEPLTVAAVKALDAAGDGAAQAFGALGDPRHALEMLVEKGFTKGMSGSADMAKLAYQVLRDGAALALMPDDSATRLKGQPGQAKRVAWCQPMPLDEVRAVGKALQCSINDVLLACVAGAIGQYLRGHGDPIVGKEIRAMVPVNLRPMSEAYKLGNQFGLAPVVLPIGLDNPVERVFEVRKRMGELKGSMQPLLAFALLAVAGVLIKPVQDAMLNLFSKKTTAVMTNVPGPREKLQFCGSTLEQTLFWVPQSGTVGLGVSILSYGGGVQFGIISDTTLCPNPQAIIDHFAPEFDRLSWLTLMLPWGKE from the coding sequence ATGGTCAAGAGACTCAAACCTGTCCACACCGTTGAGCGGATGAGCAAGGTGGACACTGCCTGGCTGCGCATGGACTCCAGCAGCAACCTGATGATGATTCTGGGGGTGTGGATCATCCGGCCCAAGGTCAGTTACCAAGCTGTGTGTGCGCGAATTGAAGAGCGTTTGCTCAAATACCCCCGGTTTTCGCAGCGGGTGCAGTTGGATGCCACGGGTGCAAGTTGGGTGACCGACACCGACTTTCGCATCACCCGCCATGTGGTGCGCGAAAAACTGCCCGCCTCGGCCAAACAAAACCCCCAACAGGCCCTGCAAACACGTTTGGGCGAATTGGCCATACAGCCCCTGGACATGCGTCATCCCTTATGGGAATTCCGTCTGATTGAACACTACGACGGCGGCTCGGTCTTGCTGGTGCGTATTCACCACTGCATTGCCGATGGCCTGGCGCTGATTGCCGTCACGCAGTCGCTGGTGGATGGTGGGGCCGAGCCACCACCACACAAGCACCGGGCCCAAGCCGAATCCCCCTGGGCCGCGGCCGAAGACTGGATGTCCCACACCCTGATTGAGCCGCTGACAGTGGCGGCAGTCAAAGCCCTGGATGCGGCAGGAGACGGCGCGGCACAAGCCTTTGGTGCGCTGGGTGACCCACGCCATGCGCTTGAAATGCTGGTGGAAAAAGGCTTCACCAAAGGCATGAGTGGCTCGGCCGACATGGCCAAATTGGCCTACCAGGTGCTGCGCGATGGCGCAGCCCTGGCCTTGATGCCCGATGACTCGGCCACGCGGCTCAAAGGCCAGCCCGGCCAGGCCAAGCGGGTGGCCTGGTGTCAGCCAATGCCCCTGGATGAGGTGCGGGCGGTCGGCAAAGCACTGCAATGCTCGATCAACGATGTTTTGTTGGCCTGTGTCGCCGGTGCCATTGGACAGTACTTGCGTGGGCATGGTGACCCCATCGTGGGGAAAGAAATCCGTGCCATGGTGCCGGTTAACCTGCGCCCCATGAGCGAGGCCTACAAACTGGGCAACCAGTTTGGTCTGGCCCCGGTGGTGTTACCGATTGGGCTGGACAACCCGGTCGAGCGGGTGTTTGAGGTGCGCAAGCGCATGGGGGAGCTCAAAGGCAGCATGCAGCCACTGCTGGCATTTGCCCTGCTGGCGGTAGCCGGGGTGCTGATCAAACCGGTGCAGGATGCCATGCTGAACCTGTTTTCCAAAAAAACCACGGCGGTCATGACCAATGTGCCGGGGCCACGTGAGAAGCTTCAGTTTTGTGGCTCGACACTGGAACAAACACTGTTCTGGGTACCGCAGTCTGGCACCGTGGGTTTAGGCGTGTCGATCCTGAGCTATGGCGGCGGGGTGCAGTTTGGCATCATCAGTGACACCACACTGTGCCCGAATCCACAAGCCATCATTGATCACTTTGCCCCGGAATTTGACCGCCTGAGTTGGCTGACGCTGATGCTGCCCTGGGGCAAAGAATAG
- a CDS encoding TetR/AcrR family transcriptional regulator — protein MVKKAPRRTAERILEVTLTLFNRFGEPNVSTTLISAELNISPGNLYYHYPAKDELINALFDRFERALNDLLNASDDVRDVEDAWFFLHTLFELIWHYRFLYRDLNDLLSKNRRLETHFQTILKNKTRAIKALLDGMRRGGAVHIDSRELDATATSMVVILTYWLSFEYVRDPRNALEDQNAQMALLRGAQHVLSLLSPYLEPGQRAHLVHLADAYNKESK, from the coding sequence ATGGTCAAAAAAGCGCCCCGGCGCACGGCAGAGCGCATTCTTGAAGTCACATTGACGTTGTTTAATCGCTTTGGTGAACCCAATGTCTCCACCACACTGATTTCCGCAGAGCTCAACATCAGTCCGGGTAATCTGTACTACCACTACCCCGCCAAAGACGAGTTGATCAACGCCTTGTTTGACCGGTTTGAGCGCGCCCTGAATGACCTGCTCAATGCCAGTGACGATGTGCGTGATGTCGAAGATGCCTGGTTTTTCTTGCACACCCTGTTTGAACTGATCTGGCATTACCGGTTTTTGTACCGCGACCTGAACGACCTGCTCAGTAAAAACCGCCGCCTGGAAACCCATTTTCAAACCATCCTGAAAAACAAAACCCGGGCCATCAAGGCCCTGCTGGATGGCATGCGCCGTGGCGGTGCGGTGCACATTGATTCGCGTGAACTGGATGCCACCGCCACCAGCATGGTGGTGATCCTGACATACTGGTTGAGTTTTGAATACGTCCGAGACCCACGCAACGCCCTCGAAGACCAAAACGCCCAGATGGCGCTGCTGCGTGGTGCACAGCATGTGTTGAGCCTGTTGTCCCCCTATCTTGAGCCGGGGCAACGCGCTCACCTGGTTCATTTAGCCGATGCCTACAATAAGGAATCCAAGTAA
- a CDS encoding patatin-like phospholipase family protein → MKNRHPAPAQTPLPKIGLALAGGGPLGAIYEIGALCALQESLQGINFTQLQHYVGVSAGGFIAAGLANGITPQQLFSLFIEDRKRHTEAFDPSWLLRPAFAEIFSRSLRLPALMLVGAWHSSFGRRSLMNALERLGPSLPTGIFSNTQIDVELTQLFSKPGRTNDFRQLRSRLTLVATELDSSKAVSFGRPGWDHVPISKAVQASAALPGLFPPVEIDGQHFVDGALIKTMHASIALDDGVDLMLCLNPLVPFDASAPSRSGDAWMPWAAPMPIPRIVEGGLPAVLSQTFRSLIHSRLELGLKSYEYAYPNTDIVLIEPSHHDPELYLANTFSYSQRRHLAEHAYQQTRQMLRANQTGLSSKLGYHGITLNHAVLDDVNRHLCQSKRPSTRVGLSLTKLHNILDNLQQAMKVASPEDIH, encoded by the coding sequence ATGAAAAACCGCCATCCGGCCCCTGCCCAAACGCCGCTTCCCAAGATCGGGTTGGCCTTGGCTGGCGGTGGGCCGCTGGGTGCCATTTATGAAATTGGTGCATTGTGTGCACTGCAGGAGTCGTTACAAGGTATCAACTTCACCCAGTTGCAACACTATGTGGGCGTGTCGGCTGGCGGGTTTATTGCCGCCGGTCTGGCCAACGGCATCACGCCACAGCAGTTGTTTAGCCTGTTTATTGAAGACCGCAAACGCCATACCGAAGCGTTTGACCCATCCTGGCTGTTGAGGCCAGCGTTTGCAGAAATTTTTTCCCGCAGTCTGCGCTTGCCAGCGTTGATGCTGGTGGGTGCCTGGCACAGCAGCTTTGGCAGGCGTTCGTTGATGAACGCTCTCGAACGTTTGGGGCCGAGCCTGCCCACGGGTATTTTTTCAAATACACAGATTGATGTGGAGTTGACCCAGCTGTTTTCCAAGCCAGGGCGCACCAATGACTTCCGGCAACTTCGATCCCGTCTGACTTTGGTTGCCACTGAGCTGGACAGCAGCAAGGCGGTTTCTTTTGGCCGCCCGGGTTGGGATCACGTGCCGATTTCCAAAGCCGTGCAAGCCAGTGCCGCACTGCCTGGACTGTTTCCGCCGGTTGAAATTGACGGGCAGCATTTTGTCGATGGTGCGCTGATCAAGACCATGCATGCCTCCATTGCGCTGGACGATGGTGTTGACCTGATGCTGTGCCTGAACCCGCTGGTGCCATTTGATGCGTCTGCTCCCTCGCGCTCTGGCGACGCTTGGATGCCTTGGGCTGCGCCGATGCCCATTCCGCGTATTGTGGAGGGGGGATTGCCCGCTGTGTTGAGCCAGACTTTCCGCTCACTCATCCACTCCCGCCTGGAGCTGGGCCTGAAATCTTATGAGTACGCCTACCCCAATACCGACATTGTGCTGATCGAGCCCAGTCATCATGACCCGGAGCTGTATCTGGCCAACACCTTCAGCTACAGCCAGCGCCGTCATTTGGCGGAACACGCTTACCAACAAACCCGCCAGATGCTGCGCGCCAACCAAACTGGCCTGAGCAGCAAACTCGGTTACCACGGCATCACCTTGAACCATGCCGTGCTGGATGATGTCAACAGGCATTTGTGCCAGTCCAAACGTCCATCCACCCGGGTGGGTCTGTCCTTGACCAAGTTGCACAATATTCTGGACAACCTGCAACAAGCGATGAAAGTTGCTTCACCTGAGGACATTCACTGA